Proteins encoded together in one Cicer arietinum cultivar CDC Frontier isolate Library 1 chromosome 4, Cicar.CDCFrontier_v2.0, whole genome shotgun sequence window:
- the LOC101510907 gene encoding uncharacterized protein — MRAAIPASSEAFLFPQPLPTSISITHSSLLFSPPFHFNTTLSTTAPPKPCSLNFHSNSTPFMYRASKPNPTTLNPDDADDSGNLLVTEAEDIEELQSLAEDGVYIEVTKLEKNSRRIESRISIDARLDTIWTILTDYEKLADFIPGLALSKLIQKGHNFARLLQIGEQNLAFGLKFDAKGVIDCYEKDLETLPSGMKRDIDFKMIEGDFQLFEGKWSILQLFSSGNPEESPIQEVNTTLSYVVDVKPKMWLPVRLIEGRLCREIKTNLISIRGEAQKNTDRTVNANKFE; from the exons ATGCGCGCGGCGATTCCAGCCTCCTCAGAAGCTTTTCTATTTCCTCAACCATTACCCACTTCCATTTCCATAACCCATTCCTCCCTTTTATTCTCTCCCCCTTTTCATTTCAACACCACCCTTTCCACCACTGCACCTCCCAAACCATGCTCCTTGAACTTCCACTCCAACTCTACTCCTTTCATGTATCGCGCTTCCAAACCCAACCCAACCACTTTAAACCCCGATGATGCCGATGATTCTGGCAATTTGTTGGTGACAGAGGCTGAGGATATTGAAGAGTTACAATCATTGGCTGAAGATGGTGTGTACATAGAGGTCACGAAGCTGGAGAAGAATTCACGCAGAATCGAGTCTAGGATTTCCATTGACGCTCGGCTTGATACCATTTGGACCATCTTGACTGATTATGAGAAGTTGGCTGATTTCATTCCTGGTCTTGCTCTCAGCAAATTGATCCAAAAGGGTCACAATTTCGCTCGCCTTTTGCAG ATTGGAGAGCAGAACTTGGCATTTGGGTTAAAATTTGATGCTAAAGGAGTTATAGATTGTTATGAGAAAGATTTGGAGACTCTTCCATCTGGCATGAAGCGTGATATAGACTTCAAGATGATTGAAGGGGACTTTCAGCTCTTTGAAGGAAAATGGTCTATTTTGCAG CTGTTCAGCAGTGGAAATCCTGAGGAGTCTCCGATTCAAGAAGTTAACACGACACTTTCATATGTTGTTGATGTTAAGCCGAAGATGTGGTTGCCCGTTCGGCTCATTGAGGGTAGACTTTGCAGAGAGATAAAAACGAATCTTATATCCATAAGGGGAGAAGCTCAGAAAAATACTGACAGAACCGTGAATGCAAATAAATTCGAATGA